A stretch of the Poseidonibacter antarcticus genome encodes the following:
- a CDS encoding TetR/AcrR family transcriptional regulator has product MISVAKEIKKNSIIENSLKLFSTKGFYNTTIPDIAKAMKMSVGNMYNYFSSKEELAKYAIKYSTNVLAKELRNVNEMEITSKEKIYLFTRRYLQNVTKSPEVVEYFLRVYLSNREVFNQGCEGFICVGEFVTEVMILLDEGAQNKEFREQDFFPAFAMIMGCLGGFAFLSGEKVLEKELLFYSDAVADNIYRALKYDE; this is encoded by the coding sequence ATCATTTCAGTAGCTAAAGAGATAAAAAAAAACTCTATAATTGAAAACTCACTAAAACTATTTTCTACAAAAGGTTTTTATAATACTACAATTCCAGATATTGCAAAAGCAATGAAAATGAGTGTTGGAAATATGTATAATTATTTTTCTTCTAAAGAAGAACTTGCTAAATATGCTATTAAATATTCTACAAATGTTTTAGCTAAAGAGTTAAGAAATGTAAATGAGATGGAAATAACTTCAAAAGAAAAAATATATTTATTTACTAGAAGATACTTACAAAATGTTACTAAATCACCTGAGGTAGTTGAATACTTTTTAAGAGTATACTTATCTAATAGAGAAGTATTTAATCAAGGTTGTGAAGGTTTTATTTGTGTAGGAGAATTTGTAACAGAAGTTATGATTCTTTTAGATGAAGGTGCTCAAAATAAAGAGTTTAGAGAACAAGACTTTTTCCCTGCTTTTGCAATGATTATGGGTTGTCTTGGTGGATTTGCTTTTTTAAGTGGTGAAAAAGTACTAGAAAAAGAGTTACTTTTTTATTCAGATGCTGTTGCTGATAATATATATCGAGCATTAAAGTATGACGAATAA
- a CDS encoding alanine/glycine:cation symporter family protein, protein MKVLKKILFYIVLLCSPSIMFAEELVGFDQKVDQFFSNYLGWFANTIFYGVKIEDGVTFPLIVGWLFVAAIVFTFYFGFIQFKQIKLSIDIVSGKFTNPDVKEKGEVSHFQALTTALSGTVGLGNIAGVGVALAIGGPGATFWMIVCGLFGMASKFTECTLGVKYRNEHADGTVSGGPMHYLTKAFKEKGSPRIGRILAVGFAIMTIFATLGAGNMFQGNQANAMIVQTFGLDAGYGWITGVVMAVLVASVIIGGMPAIATVTSKLVPFMAALYIGMAIIVLAAHYDQIGNAFEQIFVGAFTGAGVAGGFIGALIQGLKRATFSNEAGVGSAAIAHSAVKTKEPITEGLVSLLEPFIDTVVICTITALVITISGMNTGELSGVKLTAAAFTETASIFEYLLAIAVIMFAFSTMISWSYYGLKAWTYLFGKTKITELVYKALFCIFVVIGASISFGAVIDFSDAALFAMSIFNIIGLYYLMPIVKAELKSFLARVESGEIKKYR, encoded by the coding sequence ATGAAAGTATTAAAAAAAATACTATTTTACATAGTATTATTATGCTCACCAAGTATAATGTTTGCTGAAGAACTCGTGGGATTTGATCAAAAAGTTGATCAATTTTTCAGTAATTACTTAGGTTGGTTTGCAAATACCATTTTTTATGGTGTAAAAATCGAAGATGGTGTAACATTTCCCTTAATTGTAGGTTGGCTATTTGTAGCAGCTATTGTCTTTACATTTTATTTTGGTTTTATTCAATTTAAACAAATCAAATTATCTATAGATATAGTATCAGGAAAGTTTACAAATCCTGATGTAAAAGAAAAAGGTGAAGTTTCACATTTCCAAGCACTTACGACTGCATTGTCAGGTACTGTAGGTCTTGGTAATATTGCAGGGGTTGGTGTTGCATTAGCAATTGGTGGACCAGGGGCAACTTTTTGGATGATTGTTTGTGGTTTATTTGGAATGGCTTCAAAATTCACAGAGTGTACTTTGGGTGTAAAATATAGAAATGAACATGCAGATGGAACAGTATCAGGTGGTCCAATGCATTATTTAACAAAAGCATTTAAAGAAAAAGGAAGTCCAAGAATTGGTAGAATTTTAGCAGTTGGTTTTGCTATTATGACAATATTTGCAACACTTGGTGCTGGTAATATGTTCCAAGGAAATCAAGCTAATGCAATGATTGTTCAAACATTTGGATTAGATGCTGGGTATGGTTGGATTACAGGTGTTGTTATGGCTGTTTTAGTTGCATCGGTTATTATAGGTGGAATGCCTGCAATTGCTACAGTTACTTCTAAACTTGTTCCTTTTATGGCAGCTTTATACATAGGAATGGCAATTATTGTTTTAGCAGCACATTATGATCAAATAGGAAATGCTTTTGAGCAAATTTTTGTTGGAGCATTTACAGGTGCTGGTGTTGCTGGTGGTTTTATTGGAGCATTAATTCAAGGTTTAAAAAGAGCTACATTTTCAAATGAAGCTGGTGTTGGATCAGCAGCTATTGCCCATTCAGCGGTAAAAACAAAAGAACCAATTACAGAAGGTTTAGTTTCATTACTCGAACCATTTATTGATACAGTTGTAATTTGTACTATTACTGCTTTAGTTATTACTATTTCAGGAATGAATACAGGTGAATTAAGTGGAGTAAAATTAACAGCTGCTGCATTTACTGAAACTGCTTCTATTTTTGAATACTTATTAGCAATTGCTGTAATTATGTTTGCATTCTCTACTATGATTTCATGGTCGTATTATGGTTTAAAAGCATGGACTTATCTTTTTGGTAAAACAAAAATTACTGAACTTGTTTATAAAGCTTTATTTTGTATATTCGTAGTTATTGGTGCAAGTATTAGTTTTGGAGCTGTTATTGACTTCTCTGATGCTGCATTATTTGCAATGTCTATATTTAATATAATTGGGCTATATTATTTAATGCCTATTGTTAAAGCAGAGTTAAAATCTTTCCTAGCAAGAGTTGAATCTGGTGAAATTAAAAAATACCGATAG
- a CDS encoding sodium-dependent transporter, translated as MSTVRFSRFGFILAAVGSAVGLGNIWKFPYVTGEYGGGAFVLVYLITALFIGIFVLIAELLIGKLGQSDAVSMFENLATKKKNLWKYAGFMVIVPLIILSYYSVVIGWIFHYIVVSFQSLPSNIEESKNIFMTLLTSDLQTQFMYHTIVFVLVTSIILNGVKDGIERINKILMPLLALILSILFIYSLSVESFSKAVTFMFNPDFTKLSSEAIIVAIGQAFYTLSLGMGIIITYAASLPKHVNIVKSSLIIAVIDTLVAIIAGLIIFTLLFDKGAESTKGAGLVFISLPSVFYEFGSIGTFLAILFFIAIAFAGITSAISMLEPMVSFFVNRFNYTRLKAALICSLFFYILGIAALLSNITDYSPMLMIGSKNLFDWLDFVASTVLVPLGGILVVVFVGHFMDENKINAELIPLLGKTITKVWFFMVRYIIPIALILVILNETGIFKF; from the coding sequence ATGAGTACAGTACGATTTAGTAGGTTTGGATTTATTTTAGCAGCGGTTGGTTCGGCTGTTGGTTTAGGTAATATTTGGAAGTTTCCTTATGTTACAGGAGAATATGGTGGTGGTGCATTTGTTTTAGTATATTTAATAACTGCTTTGTTTATTGGGATATTTGTATTAATTGCAGAGCTTTTAATTGGGAAATTAGGTCAAAGCGATGCTGTTAGTATGTTTGAAAATTTAGCAACTAAGAAAAAAAATCTTTGGAAATATGCTGGTTTTATGGTAATCGTTCCTTTGATTATTCTATCTTATTATTCTGTTGTAATTGGTTGGATTTTTCATTATATTGTAGTTTCTTTTCAATCTTTACCTTCAAATATTGAAGAATCAAAAAATATCTTTATGACATTACTAACATCAGATTTACAAACTCAATTTATGTATCATACAATTGTATTTGTATTAGTTACTTCTATTATTTTAAATGGGGTAAAGGATGGAATTGAAAGAATCAATAAGATTTTAATGCCTTTATTAGCATTGATTTTATCAATTCTTTTTATATATTCTCTTTCTGTTGAAAGTTTTTCAAAAGCTGTAACTTTTATGTTTAATCCTGATTTTACGAAGTTAAGTTCAGAAGCAATTATTGTAGCTATTGGGCAAGCTTTTTATACTTTATCTTTAGGTATGGGTATTATTATCACATATGCAGCATCACTTCCTAAGCATGTTAATATTGTAAAATCATCATTAATAATCGCAGTTATTGATACCTTAGTTGCAATTATCGCTGGTCTTATTATCTTTACATTATTATTTGATAAAGGTGCTGAGTCTACAAAAGGAGCAGGGCTTGTATTTATTTCTCTTCCATCTGTATTTTATGAGTTTGGAAGTATTGGTACATTTCTAGCTATTTTATTTTTTATAGCTATTGCTTTTGCTGGTATCACATCTGCTATTTCAATGTTAGAACCAATGGTTTCTTTTTTCGTAAATAGATTTAATTATACAAGATTAAAAGCTGCACTTATTTGTAGTCTTTTCTTTTATATATTAGGTATTGCAGCATTATTATCAAATATTACTGATTATTCACCTATGTTAATGATAGGAAGTAAAAATCTATTTGATTGGTTAGATTTTGTAGCTTCTACTGTTTTAGTTCCTTTAGGAGGAATTTTAGTAGTTGTATTTGTAGGTCACTTTATGGATGAAAATAAAATCAATGCTGAGTTAATACCTTTATTAGGTAAAACTATTACAAAAGTATGGTTCTTTATGGTTAGATATATTATTCCTATTGCACTTATTTTAGTAATTTTGAATGAGACGGGAATATTTAAATTTTAA
- a CDS encoding bifunctional aconitate hydratase 2/2-methylisocitrate dehydratase, producing MSLLVNYKAHTEERQNEGGLPPLALTAEQTAELVELLKADPVKEADYCLDLFNNKINPGVDDAAYVKAAFLNDIVQGNVTCSVISKAEAVRILGTMMGGFNVTPLIEALKIDEVAEAAATELKNTILVYDAFNDVKDLMDAGNAKAKEVIESWANAEWFTNKPALEEEITLTVYKIPGETNTDDLSPATVAFTRSDIPLHATAMLQSRMENPLETMEELKAKGNPLAYVGDVVGTGSSRKSGINSVQWHMGRDIPGVPNKRTGGVVIGSIIAPIFFNTAEDSGCLPIEASVDALETGDVITLKPYAGEIIKDGKTVSEFDLAPNTLTDEMRAGGRIPLIIGKGLTVKARETLGLEPTTAFIAPTQPADNGKGFTQAQKMVGRACGIEGVKPGMYVEPIATTVGSQDTTGPMTRDEIKELAALSFGADMVMQSFCHTAAYPKPADIKLRHTLPEFISSRGGVTLRPGDGVIHSWLNRLCLPDTVGTGGDSHTRFPIGISFPAGSGLIAFAAVTGAMPLTMPESVLVKFKGEMQPGITLRDLVNAIPYQAIQDGLLTVEKKGKKNVFAGTIIEIQGLPDLKVEQAFELSDSAAERSAAACSVQLDKEPIIEYLSSNIALIEKMIEEGYEDARTLQRRADKMREWIANPELITPDADAQYSATIEIDLNTITEPILACPNDPDDVDTLTNILADDKRIKNIDEVFVGSCMTNIGLFRALGEVLKGEGEVPTKLWVAPPTKMDKEQLTEEGYYSIFAAAGARLEIPGCSLCMGNQASVSEGAAVFSTSTRNFDNRLGKGSQVYLGSAEVAAVTALLGRLPTKAEYMEIVPKKITEKNKEGVYKYLNFNQVSPEQLTNLVHS from the coding sequence ATGAGTTTATTAGTTAATTATAAAGCGCATACAGAAGAAAGACAAAATGAAGGTGGACTACCTCCATTAGCTTTAACTGCTGAGCAAACTGCTGAGTTAGTTGAATTATTAAAAGCTGATCCAGTTAAAGAAGCAGATTATTGTTTAGATTTATTCAATAATAAAATCAATCCAGGTGTTGATGATGCTGCTTATGTAAAAGCTGCATTTCTAAATGACATTGTTCAAGGAAATGTTACATGTTCAGTAATTTCAAAAGCTGAAGCTGTAAGAATTTTAGGAACAATGATGGGTGGATTTAATGTTACTCCATTAATCGAAGCACTTAAAATTGATGAAGTTGCAGAAGCAGCTGCAACTGAATTAAAAAATACTATTTTAGTATATGATGCATTTAATGATGTTAAAGATTTAATGGATGCTGGAAATGCTAAAGCAAAAGAAGTTATTGAGTCTTGGGCAAATGCAGAATGGTTTACTAATAAACCTGCATTAGAAGAAGAAATTACTTTAACAGTTTATAAAATTCCTGGTGAAACAAATACAGATGATTTATCTCCTGCAACTGTTGCATTTACTAGATCAGATATTCCTTTACATGCAACTGCAATGTTACAATCAAGAATGGAAAATCCATTAGAAACAATGGAAGAACTTAAAGCTAAAGGTAATCCATTAGCATATGTTGGTGATGTTGTTGGTACTGGTTCATCTAGAAAATCTGGAATTAACTCAGTTCAATGGCACATGGGTAGAGATATCCCTGGTGTTCCAAATAAAAGAACTGGTGGTGTTGTTATTGGTTCTATTATTGCTCCAATTTTCTTCAATACTGCAGAAGATTCAGGATGTTTACCAATTGAAGCTTCTGTTGATGCTTTAGAAACTGGTGATGTTATTACTTTAAAACCATATGCTGGTGAAATCATTAAAGATGGTAAAACTGTTTCTGAGTTCGATTTAGCTCCAAATACATTAACAGATGAAATGAGAGCAGGTGGAAGAATTCCATTAATTATTGGTAAAGGTCTTACTGTAAAAGCAAGAGAAACTTTAGGATTAGAACCTACTACTGCATTTATAGCTCCTACACAACCTGCTGATAATGGTAAAGGATTTACTCAAGCACAAAAAATGGTTGGACGAGCGTGTGGTATTGAAGGTGTTAAACCTGGTATGTATGTTGAACCAATTGCTACAACTGTTGGATCACAAGATACAACTGGACCAATGACTAGAGATGAGATTAAAGAATTAGCAGCATTATCATTTGGTGCTGATATGGTTATGCAATCATTCTGTCATACAGCAGCTTATCCAAAACCTGCAGATATTAAATTAAGACATACTTTACCTGAATTTATTTCTTCAAGAGGTGGAGTTACATTAAGACCAGGTGATGGTGTTATTCACTCATGGTTAAATAGATTATGTTTACCAGATACTGTTGGTACTGGTGGAGATTCTCATACAAGATTCCCAATTGGTATTTCATTCCCAGCTGGTTCTGGTCTTATCGCATTCGCAGCTGTAACAGGTGCTATGCCTTTAACTATGCCTGAATCTGTTTTAGTTAAATTCAAAGGTGAAATGCAACCAGGAATTACTTTAAGAGATTTAGTTAATGCTATTCCTTACCAAGCTATTCAAGATGGTTTATTAACTGTTGAGAAAAAAGGTAAAAAAAATGTATTCGCTGGAACAATTATTGAAATTCAAGGTTTACCAGACTTAAAAGTTGAACAAGCATTCGAATTATCAGATTCAGCAGCAGAAAGATCAGCAGCAGCTTGTTCTGTTCAATTAGATAAAGAACCAATTATTGAGTACTTATCTTCAAATATTGCTTTAATCGAAAAAATGATTGAAGAAGGTTATGAAGATGCTAGAACACTTCAAAGAAGAGCTGATAAAATGAGAGAATGGATTGCTAATCCTGAATTAATTACTCCAGATGCAGATGCTCAATATTCTGCAACTATTGAAATTGATTTAAATACAATTACTGAGCCAATCTTAGCTTGTCCAAATGATCCAGATGATGTTGATACATTAACTAACATTTTAGCTGATGATAAAAGAATTAAAAATATTGATGAAGTATTTGTAGGTTCTTGTATGACTAATATCGGATTATTCAGAGCTTTAGGTGAAGTACTTAAAGGTGAAGGTGAAGTTCCAACTAAATTATGGGTTGCACCACCAACAAAAATGGATAAAGAACAATTAACTGAAGAAGGGTATTACTCAATCTTTGCAGCTGCGGGTGCAAGACTTGAAATTCCTGGTTGTTCATTATGTATGGGTAACCAAGCATCAGTTTCTGAAGGTGCAGCTGTATTCTCTACATCTACAAGAAACTTTGATAATAGATTAGGAAAAGGTTCTCAAGTTTATCTTGGATCTGCTGAAGTTGCTGCAGTAACTGCACTTTTAGGTAGACTTCCAACAAAAGCTGAGTACATGGAAATTGTACCTAAGAAAATTACTGAGAAAAACAAAGAGGGTGTTTATAAATACTTAAACTTCAACCAAGTTTCTCCAGAACAATTAACAAACTTAGTTCACTCTTAA
- a CDS encoding YiiD C-terminal domain-containing protein, whose protein sequence is MILIKQLEKKLHNEIPLTNLMKLKIHKYNDKELITTAPLSININDKGTAFGGSLSTITIISSWCMCWLISKELNIDNKNIVVIKNENSYLKPVSKDIICYTKKPSLEEILIVKEKIQRKGSASIKIESKIIQDNQICVEFNGIYVIN, encoded by the coding sequence ATGATTTTGATTAAACAATTAGAAAAAAAGTTACATAATGAAATACCACTAACGAACTTAATGAAATTAAAAATACATAAGTATAATGATAAAGAACTTATTACAACTGCCCCTTTATCTATTAATATAAATGATAAAGGTACAGCATTTGGTGGAAGTTTAAGTACTATAACTATTATTTCAAGCTGGTGTATGTGTTGGTTAATATCAAAAGAGTTGAATATAGATAATAAAAATATCGTTGTTATTAAAAATGAAAACTCGTATTTAAAACCAGTAAGTAAAGATATTATCTGTTATACAAAGAAACCAAGTCTTGAAGAAATATTAATTGTAAAAGAAAAGATTCAAAGAAAAGGAAGTGCTTCTATAAAAATAGAATCAAAGATTATTCAAGACAATCAAATATGTGTAGAATTTAATGGTATTTATGTAATTAATTAA
- a CDS encoding YeeE/YedE family protein, whose product MFELEIFETVNLLALLLGTTFGMVAQKQQFCFSGSIKDYMLTKSTKRASSVVMAMIVAIIASTFISSYFDIDLTDTNFFKEDINYFVIIFGGILFGTGMMLADGCGNRQLIKFAQGDSNSLITIIFIAIFAYATTKGLLYDVFSPITNNETLIHLSSYIQNVQMNIYVVLAVLFALLLYLIKKIKRIFSLWDGVVIGILISLAWLITGVIGEESMERIIPLEGITFVYPTAKSLELFMFYQVNELSFPISIVIGVLLGTFIMSFINKKYSFGCTAAQNINRTKYNMIGGALMGTGGVLSIGCTVGQGLTGLSTLAFASALAIISIMGSGIITAIILNKKNKLPMCFIFEWQDNPNDYQI is encoded by the coding sequence ATGTTTGAATTAGAAATATTCGAAACAGTTAATCTTCTAGCTTTACTACTTGGGACTACTTTTGGGATGGTAGCACAAAAACAACAATTTTGTTTTAGTGGTTCAATAAAAGATTATATGCTTACAAAATCTACAAAAAGAGCTTCTTCTGTTGTAATGGCAATGATTGTTGCAATTATTGCAAGTACATTTATATCAAGTTATTTTGATATTGATTTAACAGATACTAACTTCTTCAAAGAAGATATAAACTATTTTGTCATTATATTTGGTGGTATTTTATTTGGTACTGGTATGATGTTAGCAGATGGTTGTGGAAATAGACAATTAATCAAATTTGCACAAGGTGATTCAAACTCTTTAATAACTATTATTTTTATAGCAATTTTTGCATATGCAACTACAAAAGGTTTATTATATGATGTATTTAGTCCAATTACTAATAATGAAACACTAATACATTTATCATCTTATATCCAAAATGTTCAAATGAATATATATGTAGTTTTAGCTGTACTTTTTGCTCTTTTATTATATTTAATTAAAAAAATTAAAAGAATATTTTCTCTTTGGGATGGTGTTGTTATTGGTATTTTAATTTCTCTTGCTTGGTTAATTACAGGAGTTATTGGTGAAGAAAGTATGGAAAGAATTATTCCACTAGAAGGAATAACTTTTGTTTATCCAACTGCTAAATCTCTTGAATTATTTATGTTTTATCAAGTAAATGAATTATCATTCCCTATTTCAATAGTTATAGGAGTTTTACTAGGAACATTTATAATGTCATTTATAAATAAAAAATACAGCTTTGGATGTACAGCAGCACAAAATATTAATAGAACAAAATATAATATGATAGGTGGAGCACTTATGGGAACAGGTGGTGTTTTATCAATTGGTTGTACAGTTGGACAAGGATTAACAGGACTTTCAACTCTTGCTTTTGCTTCAGCACTTGCAATCATTTCAATTATGGGTTCAGGAATTATAACTGCAATTATTTTGAATAAAAAGAATAAGTTACCAATGTGTTTTATTTTTGAATGGCAAGATAATCCTAATGATTATCAGATTTAA
- a CDS encoding TrmH family RNA methyltransferase, with amino-acid sequence MQEIIEINDISDVRIKEFISLRKSLVDENQVVVESKNVFKKLFSTNIKIHKVFTTLEHLDFLKQNCKDIDFPIFTANNEVMKEIVGHKIHQGMLALIDKPKYINFEDIKGNVVVLNGLTSPENVGSIVRSCAAFNINTLIIDEKTCSPFIRRCIRVSTGNLFNIKVYKTNTLVSDLIKLQTHGYKVLTTANHENAISLHKFEFPKKSAIVIGSEGFGAQQEVIDLSDEILKIDISEEVTSLNAAIAASIVFFQMAKS; translated from the coding sequence ATGCAAGAGATAATCGAAATAAACGATATAAGCGATGTAAGAATAAAAGAGTTTATCTCTTTGAGAAAATCTTTAGTTGATGAAAATCAAGTTGTAGTTGAGAGTAAAAATGTATTCAAAAAGCTTTTTTCAACAAATATTAAAATACATAAAGTTTTTACTACGCTTGAGCATTTAGATTTTTTAAAACAAAATTGTAAAGATATTGATTTTCCAATATTCACAGCAAATAATGAGGTAATGAAAGAGATAGTAGGGCATAAAATCCATCAAGGAATGTTAGCTTTAATAGATAAACCAAAATATATAAATTTTGAAGATATAAAAGGAAATGTAGTTGTTCTAAATGGACTTACATCTCCTGAAAATGTAGGTTCAATTGTACGTTCTTGTGCAGCTTTTAATATTAATACTTTAATTATTGATGAAAAAACTTGCTCACCATTTATACGAAGATGTATTAGAGTCTCAACTGGAAATTTATTTAATATAAAAGTATATAAAACGAATACTTTAGTAAGTGATTTAATAAAACTTCAAACTCATGGATATAAAGTACTAACAACTGCAAATCATGAAAATGCAATATCTTTACACAAATTTGAATTCCCAAAAAAATCAGCAATTGTAATAGGAAGTGAGGGATTTGGAGCGCAGCAAGAAGTTATTGATTTATCTGATGAAATTTTAAAAATTGATATTAGTGAAGAAGTTACAAGCTTAAATGCAGCAATAGCTGCATCTATTGTATTTTTTCAGATGGCTAAGTCTTAG
- the yddG gene encoding aromatic amino acid exporter YddG, protein MQAKRGNINGVITILLYSSLALFSIFTTNIPAFELTSMAFFVASFVGLAILKKQKVHVKQLFKIPAKAWIIGISGLFGYHFFYFLAIKNAPAVEANLINYLWPLLIVIFSSFLPNEKLRWFHILGAILGLIGAFLLVSKGGSFSFETQYMWGYIFAVTSALIWASYSVISRTLSHIPTFAVTGFCIATSILAGICHFIFETTVIPNSTELFGILMLGLGPVGGAFYLWDYAVKNADIKLLGSISYFTPLLSTLLLVVLGYAEFTTAVTLACIFIIVGSFISSAQYLKAIKNFFFKK, encoded by the coding sequence ATGCAAGCTAAACGAGGAAATATAAACGGAGTTATTACTATTTTATTATATTCTTCTCTTGCACTTTTTTCTATTTTTACAACAAATATTCCAGCATTTGAGTTAACATCAATGGCCTTTTTTGTTGCATCTTTTGTAGGACTTGCGATATTAAAGAAACAAAAAGTACATGTAAAACAATTATTTAAAATTCCTGCTAAAGCTTGGATTATTGGAATAAGTGGATTATTTGGTTATCACTTCTTTTACTTTTTGGCAATTAAAAATGCTCCTGCTGTTGAAGCTAATTTAATAAATTATTTATGGCCATTATTAATAGTGATTTTTTCATCTTTTTTACCAAATGAAAAATTAAGATGGTTTCATATTCTAGGTGCAATATTAGGATTAATAGGTGCATTTCTTTTGGTTTCAAAAGGTGGAAGTTTTTCTTTTGAAACACAATATATGTGGGGATATATATTTGCTGTAACTTCAGCTTTAATATGGGCATCTTATTCTGTTATTTCAAGAACACTATCACATATTCCAACTTTTGCAGTTACTGGTTTTTGTATAGCTACATCAATATTAGCAGGAATTTGTCATTTTATATTTGAAACTACTGTTATTCCTAATAGTACAGAATTATTTGGAATATTGATGTTGGGACTAGGACCTGTTGGTGGGGCTTTTTATTTATGGGATTATGCTGTTAAAAATGCAGATATTAAACTACTTGGCTCAATATCATATTTTACACCGCTTTTATCTACACTTTTACTTGTAGTATTAGGATATGCAGAATTTACAACAGCTGTAACATTGGCTTGTATATTTATTATTGTAGGTTCTTTTATAAGTTCAGCACAATATTTAAAAGCAATAAAAAACTTCTTTTTTAAGAAATAA
- a CDS encoding M48 family metallopeptidase: MKELRNIVLIISTLFIILGCTHKTPYTNRSQMIFMSAQEELALGESSYKQALSQAKVINNTYDSRRVKVIGEKIAKAANRPDFKWEFNLVENEAMNAFCLPGGKVVVYTGILKAAKNDAQLATVMSHEVAHALARHGAERMSSAKVQQGIQLLGNVVLSATAPEYTNTFNQAYGVGTQLGVMLPYGRLQESEADEIGIYLMVKAGYNPNEALKFWKNMSEGKESQNEFFSTHPSSSTRIQNIKNTIAKIKGTNNG; encoded by the coding sequence ATGAAAGAATTAAGAAATATTGTTTTAATAATTAGTACATTATTTATAATTCTAGGATGTACGCATAAAACACCTTATACAAATAGGTCACAAATGATTTTTATGTCAGCACAAGAAGAATTAGCTCTAGGGGAAAGTTCATATAAACAAGCATTATCTCAAGCAAAAGTTATAAATAATACCTATGATTCAAGAAGAGTAAAAGTTATTGGAGAGAAAATTGCAAAAGCAGCAAATAGACCTGATTTTAAATGGGAATTTAATCTAGTTGAAAATGAAGCTATGAATGCTTTTTGTCTTCCTGGAGGAAAAGTAGTTGTTTATACAGGAATTTTAAAAGCAGCTAAAAATGATGCTCAATTAGCTACTGTAATGTCTCACGAAGTAGCTCATGCACTTGCTCGCCATGGTGCTGAGAGAATGAGTTCAGCAAAAGTTCAACAAGGAATCCAATTACTTGGAAATGTTGTACTTTCTGCTACTGCTCCTGAATATACAAATACATTTAATCAAGCATATGGAGTAGGAACTCAATTAGGTGTTATGCTTCCTTATGGAAGATTACAAGAAAGTGAAGCTGATGAAATTGGTATCTATTTAATGGTAAAAGCTGGTTATAATCCAAATGAAGCATTAAAGTTTTGGAAAAATATGAGTGAAGGTAAAGAATCTCAAAACGAATTCTTTTCAACTCACCCTAGTTCATCAACAAGAATTCAAAATATAAAAAATACTATTGCTAAAATTAAAGGAACTAATAATGGATAA
- a CDS encoding NINE protein, producing the protein MDNLQLEKIKTQQLSVLLAYLLWWFLGIFGMHRLYTKQSYWWIYLVLGIIGIISTIIFIGYLILLGLFILWIIDGFRLNNIVKDYNLKVLEDFEKTLNK; encoded by the coding sequence ATGGATAATCTTCAATTAGAAAAAATAAAAACACAACAATTAAGTGTACTCTTAGCTTATCTTTTATGGTGGTTTTTAGGTATTTTTGGAATGCATAGACTATACACAAAACAAAGTTATTGGTGGATATATTTAGTTTTAGGAATAATTGGAATTATCTCTACTATTATATTTATTGGATATTTAATTTTATTAGGTTTATTTATTTTATGGATAATAGATGGTTTTAGATTAAATAATATTGTAAAAGACTATAATTTAAAAGTTCTAGAAGATTTTGAGAAAACATTAAATAAGTAA